From Euzebyales bacterium, the proteins below share one genomic window:
- a CDS encoding AMP-binding protein: protein MDPTQASAPADGARLVAVRADSRDAVAMIDEVWRDGDAALPLDPSLSDDAALAAARYLGAAAMVDRTGRQPLSGGTGVRPGTALVVRTSGATGTPRGVVLGHAALAAGVAASVDRLDAGDARWLAVLPVHHVAGLLVVLRARVAGVTPIVHDRFDVAAVAAAPATHVALVPTMLHRLLESGVDVARFDRILLGGAAPPDDLLARATAAGARVTVSYGMTETCGGCVYGGLPLDGVAVAVDPDDRILLRGDVLADGYRTADGLTPLPGADGWFRSSDVGGFVDGRLVVSGRADDVIVSGGVNVSTAAVATLLRSHAGVADAAVVGVADPEWGQQAIAFVVPVTRATPPAPEALRRHVADAAGDAMAPRRVLLVDALPRTALGKIDRGALRRDARPGPGRDAGRGDATTGRDQVTGG from the coding sequence ATGGACCCAACGCAGGCTAGCGCGCCCGCCGACGGCGCACGTCTGGTCGCTGTCCGCGCCGACAGCCGCGACGCGGTCGCCATGATCGACGAGGTGTGGCGCGACGGCGACGCCGCGCTGCCACTCGATCCGTCGCTGTCCGACGACGCCGCGCTCGCGGCGGCCAGGTACCTGGGCGCCGCCGCGATGGTCGACCGCACCGGTCGACAGCCGCTCAGCGGCGGCACGGGCGTGCGACCGGGGACGGCGCTGGTCGTGCGCACCTCGGGCGCGACGGGCACCCCGCGCGGTGTGGTGCTCGGCCACGCCGCGCTGGCCGCCGGGGTCGCGGCCAGCGTGGACCGGCTCGATGCCGGCGACGCCCGGTGGCTCGCGGTGCTGCCGGTGCACCACGTCGCCGGCCTGCTCGTCGTGCTGCGGGCCCGCGTCGCCGGGGTCACCCCGATCGTCCACGACCGGTTCGACGTCGCCGCCGTCGCCGCCGCTCCGGCCACGCACGTCGCGCTCGTGCCGACGATGCTGCACCGTCTGCTCGAGTCGGGCGTCGACGTCGCGCGCTTCGATCGGATCCTGCTCGGCGGCGCCGCCCCGCCCGACGACCTGCTGGCCAGGGCCACCGCCGCCGGCGCGCGCGTCACCGTCAGCTACGGCATGACTGAGACGTGCGGCGGGTGTGTGTACGGCGGCCTGCCCCTCGACGGGGTCGCGGTCGCCGTCGATCCCGATGACCGCATCCTGCTGCGGGGCGACGTGCTCGCCGACGGCTACCGCACCGCCGACGGTCTGACGCCCCTGCCCGGTGCCGACGGTTGGTTCCGCAGCAGCGACGTGGGTGGGTTCGTGGACGGACGTCTGGTGGTCAGCGGCCGCGCGGACGACGTCATCGTCAGCGGTGGGGTCAACGTCTCGACGGCGGCGGTCGCGACGCTGCTGCGGTCGCACGCGGGGGTGGCCGATGCGGCGGTGGTCGGCGTGGCCGATCCAGAGTGGGGTCAGCAGGCCATCGCATTCGTGGTGCCGGTCACCCGTGCCACGCCGCCCGCGCCGGAGGCGCTCCGGCGCCATGTGGCGGACGCCGCCGGCGACGCCATGGCCCCACGGCGCGTGCTCCTCGTCGACGCGCTGCCACGGACCGCGCTGGGCAAGATCGATCGTGGAGCACTGCGGCGCGACGCGCGTCCCGGCCCGGGCCGGGACGCGGGCCGGGGCGACGCCACGACCGGACGCGACCAGGTCACGGGCGGCTGA
- a CDS encoding 1,4-dihydroxy-2-naphthoate polyprenyltransferase, with product MAADVWVDAARPRTLPAAISPVLVGTAAATRLVPWRMVAALVVALAVQVAVNYANDYFDGVRGVDTPDRRGPQRAVASGAVTPSQMKRAMIVALAVAGLAGLALAAAVGWELLLVGAACFLAALGYSGGPRPYASAGLGEVFVFVFFGLVATMGSAYVQDEQLRWLPAVAAVPVGLLSVALLVVNNLRDIPTDERTGKRTLAVRLGHRTTLYLYITLINTAVLATGMVALVSLSLWPAVAFLSLPLALVAQNRTAAGMEAGDPGLLVDGLVATGRLQLVYGLLLTAGLVAAGAGPAALL from the coding sequence GTGGCGGCTGACGTGTGGGTCGATGCGGCCAGGCCACGTACGCTGCCGGCCGCGATCTCCCCGGTGCTCGTCGGCACCGCGGCGGCGACCCGTCTGGTGCCGTGGCGGATGGTCGCCGCACTCGTCGTCGCGCTCGCGGTCCAGGTTGCGGTCAACTACGCCAACGACTACTTCGACGGGGTCCGGGGTGTCGACACGCCGGACCGCCGCGGACCACAGCGGGCGGTCGCATCCGGCGCCGTCACACCATCGCAGATGAAGCGGGCAATGATCGTCGCCCTCGCCGTCGCGGGGCTCGCCGGCCTCGCCCTCGCGGCCGCGGTCGGCTGGGAGCTGCTGCTGGTCGGCGCTGCGTGCTTCCTGGCCGCACTCGGCTACAGCGGCGGGCCGCGACCGTACGCGTCGGCGGGTCTCGGCGAGGTGTTCGTGTTCGTGTTCTTCGGCCTGGTCGCAACCATGGGGTCGGCCTACGTCCAGGACGAGCAGCTGCGGTGGCTGCCGGCGGTGGCGGCGGTCCCAGTGGGCCTGCTGTCGGTCGCGCTGCTGGTCGTCAACAACCTGCGAGACATCCCCACCGACGAGCGGACCGGCAAGCGCACCCTGGCCGTGCGCCTCGGCCACAGGACGACGCTGTACCTGTACATCACCCTGATCAATACGGCCGTGCTGGCGACCGGCATGGTGGCGCTCGTGTCGCTGTCGCTGTGGCCGGCGGTCGCGTTCCTGTCGCTGCCGCTGGCGTTGGTGGCCCAGAACCGCACCGCGGCCGGCATGGAAGCCGGCGATCCCGGCCTGCTGGTCGACGGGCTGGTCGCGACGGGGCGTCTGCAGCTGGTCTATGGCCTGCTGCTCACCGCGGGGCTCGTGGCAGCGGGCGCCGGCCCGGCGGCGCTGCTCTAG
- a CDS encoding COX15/CtaA family protein, with amino-acid sequence MSTAGMRRITLAAVVTNVAIVVTGGAVRLTGSGLGCPEWPTCTEGSVVPLPSAEVTPWHQAIEFGNRLLSFVVLAVAVAALVAVWRQRPRRSDLVRPAAVLVGGVVAQGVVGGVTVLTGLHPLIVAWHFLFSIVLISVALVLHHRAGQPPGIARAVVHPQLRRLQHTLVGVVAVVLTLGTLVTATGPHAGDPGTPRLAFDPRLTSQFHADGVFLLLGLTVALVFALRATDAPRRVRRAAAALLGIELAQGLIGYVQYFTGLPELLVGAHLLGACLVWMAVVHLWLTSTTRAPSVESHTVEATGAARV; translated from the coding sequence ATGTCCACCGCAGGCATGCGCCGCATCACCTTGGCGGCGGTCGTGACGAACGTCGCGATCGTCGTGACCGGTGGCGCCGTGCGGCTCACCGGATCAGGGCTCGGATGCCCCGAGTGGCCGACCTGCACCGAGGGCAGCGTGGTGCCGCTCCCGTCGGCCGAGGTCACGCCCTGGCACCAGGCGATCGAGTTCGGCAACCGGTTGCTCAGCTTCGTCGTGCTGGCGGTCGCCGTGGCGGCACTGGTCGCGGTATGGCGCCAGCGACCGCGCCGGTCCGACCTGGTGCGCCCGGCCGCCGTGCTGGTCGGCGGTGTCGTTGCCCAGGGGGTGGTCGGCGGCGTGACCGTGCTGACCGGCCTGCACCCGTTGATCGTCGCCTGGCACTTCCTCTTCTCGATCGTGCTGATCAGCGTCGCGCTGGTGCTGCACCACCGCGCCGGACAACCGCCTGGCATCGCCCGCGCCGTCGTGCATCCGCAGCTGCGCCGGCTCCAGCACACGCTCGTCGGCGTCGTCGCGGTCGTGCTGACGCTGGGGACCCTGGTCACCGCCACGGGTCCGCACGCGGGCGACCCCGGGACCCCGCGGCTGGCGTTCGATCCGCGGCTGACGAGCCAGTTCCATGCGGACGGCGTGTTCCTGCTGCTCGGTTTGACGGTGGCCCTGGTGTTCGCGTTGCGTGCCACGGACGCCCCGCGACGCGTGCGCCGCGCCGCGGCGGCCCTGCTCGGGATCGAGCTGGCGCAGGGCCTGATCGGCTACGTGCAGTACTTCACCGGCCTGCCGGAGCTGCTCGTCGGCGCGCACCTGCTCGGGGCGTGCCTGGTGTGGATGGCGGTCGTGCACCTGTGGCTGACGTCGACGACGCGCGCCCCCTCGGTCGAAAGCCACACGGTCGAGGCAACCGGCGCCGCCCGCGTCTGA
- the ccsB gene encoding c-type cytochrome biogenesis protein CcsB — protein MAELSDTLFYVALGVYVLAMVAYFFAMAFTRVTVDGVLSSTAAGTRAGRVGTVLALFGLTTHLGSSVLRGLETGRIPLGNMFEYSSVIALLAVAGGLFVVQARWGHVHLMGFVLAGATLMMGSGWLLFVPAGPLVPALESYWFNIHVTAMVGSAAIFMLAFLATALYLARDTAERRVAARSGQRFGAGTVGAASVDVGDGRDAVTADSVVASPLELRRALSPGWFVALPAILLGLYGSQGGARGVVGAAAVGGALGGWAWYAMPHLPSAGELDTLAYRITAFAMPIYTFGVICGAIWAEEAWGRYWGWDPKETGAFFTWVLYAAYLHARATYGWRGRRAAWVGITAYVALLVTYFVVNLVVVGLHSYAT, from the coding sequence ATGGCTGAGTTGTCCGACACCTTGTTCTACGTCGCGCTCGGCGTGTACGTGCTGGCGATGGTCGCCTACTTCTTCGCGATGGCGTTCACGCGGGTGACCGTGGACGGTGTCCTGTCGTCGACAGCCGCGGGCACGCGGGCAGGACGTGTCGGGACGGTGCTGGCCCTGTTCGGGCTGACCACACACCTCGGCAGCAGCGTGCTGCGGGGGCTGGAGACTGGGCGCATCCCGCTCGGCAACATGTTCGAGTACTCGTCGGTCATCGCGCTGCTCGCGGTCGCGGGCGGCCTGTTCGTCGTCCAGGCCCGGTGGGGCCACGTCCACTTGATGGGGTTCGTGCTCGCGGGCGCGACCTTGATGATGGGATCGGGCTGGCTGTTGTTCGTGCCGGCGGGCCCCCTGGTGCCGGCGCTCGAGAGCTACTGGTTCAACATCCACGTGACCGCGATGGTCGGCTCCGCCGCGATCTTCATGCTCGCGTTCCTGGCGACGGCGCTGTACCTCGCGCGCGACACGGCCGAGCGCCGCGTCGCCGCGCGGTCGGGTCAGCGCTTCGGTGCCGGCACCGTCGGTGCCGCGAGCGTGGACGTCGGTGACGGTCGTGACGCGGTGACGGCCGATTCGGTCGTCGCGTCCCCGCTCGAGCTGCGTCGGGCGCTGTCGCCGGGGTGGTTCGTCGCGCTGCCCGCGATCCTGCTCGGCCTGTACGGCTCCCAGGGTGGAGCGCGTGGCGTCGTCGGCGCGGCCGCCGTCGGTGGTGCTCTGGGCGGCTGGGCGTGGTACGCCATGCCGCACCTGCCGTCCGCCGGGGAGCTCGACACGTTGGCGTACCGCATCACCGCGTTCGCCATGCCGATCTACACGTTCGGCGTCATCTGCGGTGCGATCTGGGCCGAGGAGGCCTGGGGCCGGTACTGGGGCTGGGACCCCAAGGAGACGGGCGCGTTCTTCACGTGGGTGCTCTACGCCGCCTACCTGCACGCCCGGGCGACCTATGGTTGGCGCGGCCGCCGTGCCGCGTGGGTCGGCATCACCGCGTACGTCGCGCTGCTGGTGACCTACTTCGTCGTGAACCTGGTCGTGGTCGGACTGCACTCGTACGCGACCTGA
- a CDS encoding class F sortase codes for MSRSAAGALSALLGALLGVGLLVVLEQPRDGSEAIAPLAAAATAAPSSAPAPSGGPTAAPVATPARVVIPSIDVDADLVAVGLNPDRSMEVPDFGEAGWYEPGPRPGEVGPAVITAHVDSVDGPDVFHRLTDLAVGDQITVERADGTSAVFVMRRAEQQLKEELPVERIWAETDEPVLRLITCGGEFDEARRSYRSNVIVYARTAGA; via the coding sequence ATGTCGAGATCCGCGGCGGGAGCGCTGTCTGCGCTGCTCGGCGCGCTGCTCGGTGTCGGCCTGCTCGTCGTGCTCGAGCAGCCACGGGACGGGTCGGAGGCGATCGCTCCACTGGCGGCGGCGGCCACCGCGGCGCCGTCGTCGGCGCCCGCCCCGAGCGGAGGGCCGACAGCCGCGCCCGTCGCCACCCCTGCCCGGGTGGTCATCCCGAGCATCGACGTCGATGCCGACCTCGTCGCGGTCGGCCTGAACCCCGATCGCTCCATGGAGGTGCCCGACTTCGGCGAGGCGGGCTGGTACGAGCCCGGACCCCGCCCGGGGGAGGTCGGGCCCGCGGTCATCACCGCCCACGTCGACTCGGTCGACGGACCGGACGTGTTCCACCGCTTGACCGACCTGGCGGTTGGCGACCAGATCACGGTCGAGCGCGCCGACGGCACGAGCGCGGTGTTCGTCATGCGCCGCGCGGAGCAGCAACTCAAGGAGGAGTTGCCCGTCGAACGCATCTGGGCCGAGACCGACGAGCCGGTCCTGCGGTTGATCACGTGCGGCGGCGAGTTCGACGAGGCGCGTCGCAGCTACCGTTCGAACGTGATCGTGTACGCCCGTACTGCGGGTGCCTGA
- a CDS encoding o-succinylbenzoate synthase yields MRHPDVTVADGRVSVAGAFAIPLRLRFRGVDARTGMLVRGPAGWGEWSPFAGYGPHLAARWWRAAVEAAMRRWPAPRRDTVPVNAIVPAVAADRAYEIARTSGCATVKVKVGDGDDVARVEAVRDALGPEGRIRLDVNGAWDLDTAVTRLRALARFDLEYVEQPVTDLADFARLRARVDVPLAADESVRLAPDPLHIDGIDAADVVILKVQPLGGVRRCLQVAEACARPVVVSSAVETSVGLAAGLALAAALPDLPYACGLGTRALLAGDVVDDPLDPVDGALAVRRPVPSPTLRERWAATDAVADAWTRRLDAVRREPAT; encoded by the coding sequence ATGCGGCATCCGGACGTGACGGTCGCCGACGGCCGTGTGTCGGTCGCCGGGGCGTTCGCCATCCCGTTGCGGCTGCGATTCCGCGGTGTCGACGCGCGGACCGGCATGCTCGTGCGGGGTCCCGCCGGCTGGGGCGAGTGGTCGCCCTTCGCCGGGTACGGGCCGCACCTGGCGGCCCGCTGGTGGCGCGCAGCGGTCGAGGCGGCGATGCGACGATGGCCCGCCCCGCGTCGCGACACCGTGCCGGTCAACGCCATCGTGCCCGCCGTCGCGGCAGACCGGGCGTACGAGATCGCCCGCACGTCGGGCTGCGCGACCGTCAAGGTGAAGGTCGGCGACGGTGACGACGTGGCGCGCGTGGAGGCGGTGCGCGACGCGCTGGGTCCCGAGGGCCGCATACGTCTGGACGTCAACGGCGCATGGGACCTCGACACGGCGGTGACCCGCCTTCGTGCGCTGGCCCGGTTCGACCTCGAGTACGTCGAACAGCCCGTCACCGACCTCGCCGACTTCGCGCGGCTGCGCGCCAGGGTCGACGTGCCGCTCGCGGCGGACGAGTCGGTGCGCCTGGCACCCGACCCGCTGCACATCGACGGCATCGACGCCGCCGACGTCGTGATCCTGAAGGTGCAGCCCCTCGGTGGGGTCCGGCGCTGCCTGCAGGTGGCCGAGGCCTGCGCCCGCCCTGTCGTCGTCTCGTCGGCCGTCGAGACGTCGGTCGGCCTGGCCGCCGGCCTGGCCCTCGCGGCGGCGTTGCCCGACCTGCCGTACGCCTGCGGACTTGGCACGCGTGCACTGCTCGCGGGGGACGTGGTCGACGATCCGCTGGACCCGGTCGACGGGGCGCTGGCCGTGCGCAGGCCGGTGCCGTCGCCCACGCTGCGCGAGCGATGGGCGGCGACCGACGCGGTCGCGGACGCCTGGACCCGTCGGCTCGACGCGGTCAGGCGGGAGCCCGCGACGTGA
- the menD gene encoding 2-succinyl-5-enolpyruvyl-6-hydroxy-3-cyclohexene-1-carboxylic-acid synthase, producing the protein MNPSTAQARVLIDELARGGLRDAVIAPGSRSAPLTLASDQHPDVTVHVEIDERSAAFLAVGIARATGRPAAVICSSGTAAANFHPAVVEAAYARVPLVVLTADRPPELRATGANQTIDQPGLYGATTRWAVDLSVAEERAGQVAYWRSIVARLLAEAAGRPAGPVHCNVGLREPLVPDGTDDWVEPLDGRAGGRAWTARVVDLALPTPADVALIAGEVAAHPRGALVLGDVEVDPVVVAGFAAAAGWPVVAEPHSGARTGDHVVSTADLLLADARFADAHRPDLAIVVGRPVLTRAVRRWLDGVARTIVVDADGAWLDPGRTVERILRAAPTALLRDVTDRFDDHRVTHFLAQWQHAERAARHVVDDLLDGCGEPTEPRVARDLAACVPDGAVLVAGSSMPIRDLSAVMRPRHGLRVFGNRGASGIDGFVSTVLGVAIGHDGPVAGLCGDLSFLHDQNGFLLAGARALDAVFVVINNDGGGIFSLLEARQVDGFDRLFGTPHGIGLATLAATYELAYHPLARAADLADVVTTAFDAGGLHVIEVRTDREENAALHRELTARVAAAVTG; encoded by the coding sequence GTGAATCCCTCGACGGCGCAGGCCCGTGTGCTGATCGATGAGCTGGCGCGCGGTGGCCTCCGCGACGCCGTCATCGCGCCCGGCTCGCGCTCGGCGCCGCTGACGCTGGCGTCCGACCAGCATCCCGACGTGACGGTGCACGTCGAGATCGACGAGCGCTCAGCCGCATTCCTGGCGGTCGGCATCGCACGCGCCACAGGTCGGCCCGCCGCGGTCATCTGCTCGTCGGGCACCGCCGCCGCCAACTTCCACCCAGCGGTCGTCGAGGCTGCGTACGCCCGGGTGCCGCTCGTCGTGCTGACGGCCGACCGGCCGCCCGAGCTGCGGGCGACCGGCGCGAACCAGACGATCGACCAGCCCGGTCTGTACGGTGCCACGACCCGGTGGGCGGTCGACCTGAGCGTTGCGGAGGAGCGCGCAGGGCAGGTCGCCTACTGGCGGTCGATCGTCGCGCGCCTGCTCGCGGAGGCCGCCGGCCGTCCCGCGGGACCCGTCCACTGCAACGTCGGGCTGCGCGAGCCATTGGTGCCGGATGGCACTGACGACTGGGTCGAACCACTCGACGGCAGGGCCGGTGGCCGGGCGTGGACGGCGCGGGTCGTCGATCTCGCGCTGCCGACACCGGCCGACGTCGCCCTGATCGCCGGCGAGGTCGCCGCGCATCCCCGCGGGGCGCTGGTGCTCGGCGACGTCGAGGTCGACCCGGTCGTGGTCGCAGGGTTCGCGGCCGCCGCGGGATGGCCGGTGGTGGCGGAGCCCCACAGTGGCGCACGCACCGGCGATCATGTCGTGTCGACCGCGGACCTCCTGCTGGCGGACGCCCGGTTCGCCGATGCGCACCGCCCCGACCTCGCGATCGTGGTCGGGCGCCCCGTGCTCACCAGGGCGGTCCGACGCTGGCTCGACGGTGTCGCGCGGACCATCGTCGTGGACGCCGACGGCGCCTGGCTCGATCCCGGTCGGACGGTCGAGCGCATCCTGCGTGCGGCGCCGACGGCGCTGCTGCGCGACGTGACCGACCGGTTCGACGATCACCGCGTCACGCACTTCCTCGCGCAGTGGCAGCACGCCGAGCGGGCGGCGCGTCATGTCGTCGATGACCTGCTCGACGGGTGTGGTGAGCCCACCGAACCGCGCGTCGCCCGCGATCTCGCAGCCTGCGTGCCCGACGGCGCGGTGCTCGTCGCCGGGTCGAGCATGCCCATCCGGGACCTGTCAGCGGTCATGCGTCCCCGGCACGGGCTCCGGGTGTTCGGCAACCGTGGCGCGAGCGGCATCGACGGCTTCGTCTCGACGGTGCTCGGCGTCGCGATCGGCCATGACGGCCCCGTGGCGGGCCTGTGCGGCGACCTGTCGTTCCTGCACGACCAGAACGGCTTCCTGCTCGCCGGTGCGCGCGCGCTCGACGCCGTGTTCGTCGTGATCAACAACGACGGCGGCGGCATCTTCTCACTGCTCGAGGCGCGTCAGGTCGACGGCTTCGACCGGCTGTTCGGGACACCGCACGGCATCGGGCTGGCCACGCTGGCCGCGACCTACGAGCTGGCCTACCACCCGCTCGCCCGCGCGGCCGATCTCGCCGACGTCGTCACGACCGCCTTCGACGCCGGCGGCCTGCACGTCATCGAAGTGCGCACCGATCGTGAGGAGAACGCAGCGCTGCACCGGGAGCTGACCGCGCGCGTGGCGGCAGCGGTCACCGGTTGA
- a CDS encoding ATP-binding protein, which produces MAHSPGMEDVAAPHPRPDVAVRVRQTFVNRERELRSLERACGDSGGMAIVSGRRRVGKTALIDRFASSRRAIFLPGTRAPIGEALRRLEERIRATLPPQPGDLLDLGHLPSWDAALGYLLARGRAEPLLLVIDEFPYLCEGDATLPSTLQARWDHRGDSRLSIVLAGSHVGLMEDLVSADAPLFGRADAHLRLAPFTWLEAPLLVGGDDPDTWLEAYCTLGGMPRYLTLWDPREDILTNLTELLDGPGAPLGDEGTVVLQELTPGSAAARVLELIALGADNFSTLRQRTGLAPASTSEALALLEALRLVDRITPVGEDPRRTRRVRYEVRDAFLRLWLAVVLPHREAFELGRGAGVLAANRPTLAASQQRSLRAVLRSVLADEHQADCGPWWSTTGDGEVDALALAGGAAVAAGTAQWTTNADIDRERRRLGELLREAPYAEPDEVVVLARDGKGVMRPSELYAR; this is translated from the coding sequence ATGGCACACTCACCGGGCATGGAAGATGTCGCGGCGCCGCATCCGAGGCCGGACGTCGCCGTGCGGGTCCGGCAGACGTTCGTCAACCGTGAACGCGAGCTGCGGTCACTCGAGCGCGCCTGCGGCGACAGCGGCGGCATGGCGATCGTCTCGGGGCGTCGCCGCGTCGGGAAGACGGCGCTGATCGATCGTTTCGCATCGTCGCGACGGGCGATCTTCCTTCCCGGAACACGCGCCCCCATCGGCGAGGCCCTGCGCCGCCTCGAGGAGCGCATCCGTGCCACGCTGCCGCCACAGCCCGGGGACCTGCTCGACCTCGGCCACCTCCCGAGCTGGGACGCCGCGCTGGGCTACCTGCTGGCGCGGGGCCGCGCCGAGCCGCTGCTGCTCGTCATCGACGAGTTCCCGTACCTGTGCGAAGGGGATGCGACGCTGCCGAGCACCTTGCAGGCACGGTGGGACCACCGCGGCGACAGCCGGCTGTCGATCGTGCTGGCCGGCAGCCACGTCGGGCTGATGGAGGATCTGGTCTCCGCCGACGCACCGCTGTTCGGACGTGCCGACGCCCACCTGCGACTGGCACCGTTCACGTGGCTCGAGGCCCCGCTCCTGGTCGGTGGCGACGATCCCGACACGTGGCTCGAGGCGTACTGCACGCTCGGCGGCATGCCGCGCTACCTCACGCTGTGGGATCCCCGTGAGGACATTCTGACCAACCTGACCGAACTGCTGGACGGTCCCGGCGCACCGCTGGGTGACGAGGGCACCGTCGTGCTGCAGGAGCTCACGCCGGGCTCGGCCGCCGCCCGCGTGCTCGAGCTCATCGCGCTCGGCGCCGACAACTTCTCGACGCTGCGGCAGCGGACCGGTCTCGCACCGGCGTCGACCAGCGAGGCGCTGGCGCTGCTCGAGGCGCTCCGGCTCGTCGACCGGATCACACCTGTCGGCGAGGATCCGCGACGCACGCGGCGGGTCCGCTACGAGGTCCGGGATGCGTTCCTGCGGCTGTGGCTGGCGGTCGTGCTCCCGCATCGCGAAGCGTTCGAACTCGGTCGCGGCGCTGGCGTGCTGGCAGCGAACCGGCCGACGCTGGCGGCCAGCCAGCAGCGCAGCCTCCGTGCCGTCCTCCGGTCCGTGCTCGCCGACGAGCACCAGGCCGACTGCGGACCGTGGTGGTCGACCACCGGGGACGGTGAGGTCGACGCCCTCGCCCTCGCGGGGGGTGCCGCGGTCGCTGCGGGCACCGCGCAATGGACCACGAACGCCGACATCGACCGCGAGCGACGACGCCTCGGCGAGTTGCTGCGGGAGGCACCGTACGCCGAGCCCGACGAGGTGGTCGTGCTCGCACGCGACGGCAAGGGCGTGATGCGGCCGTCGGAGCTGTACGCGCGGTAG
- a CDS encoding cytochrome c biogenesis protein ResB, whose amino-acid sequence MIPGPWETVVIAWRRLQRMSTALILLFSLAIASVVATFIPQEPLVPETVAQWRTGAAGPGSDVARVLDGAGMFDVFASWWFATLTALLLISLTGCLLPRYRAFIRTVRRQPVAGRNLTRLSNTTTLTTHADPNAALTAVDAVLARRRLRRRRLAAEETASGHAQIAAEGGHWREGGNLLFHTAFYVLLIGVAVAQLFGFTGQINVVEGTTFTDTRIVYGNIRAGRWFGIDDHRGFQVRLDDFDVTYHGSGVPDDFISTVTILDEGEVAREGSTIRVNHPLRYDGMKLFQLRFGMAPRVIVRAGDTVLFDDSVMLGDNGGVWTGTAKVKTSGPDQIALDLALLPDFGLDARGRPISRSPSADNPVLFADLWVGDLGLERPIDASRFIRDGEPVAGVSLVPGGTSDPLVGNLTVEFAELPMWSGFQVSHAPGRWTMLVGSTLLLIGLVSSLYSYRRRVWAEAWRDDDGTTRVVIAGVALQRKVAFAEAFAALADEARADLTTSDARPARETTMSDAHHG is encoded by the coding sequence ATGATCCCCGGTCCCTGGGAGACCGTGGTCATCGCCTGGCGCCGCCTCCAGCGCATGTCGACCGCCCTGATCCTGTTGTTCTCGCTGGCCATCGCGTCCGTCGTCGCGACGTTCATCCCACAGGAGCCGCTGGTCCCCGAGACGGTCGCGCAGTGGCGCACCGGTGCGGCGGGACCCGGCAGCGACGTCGCACGCGTGCTCGACGGCGCCGGCATGTTCGACGTGTTCGCGTCGTGGTGGTTCGCCACGCTCACAGCCCTGCTGCTGATCAGCCTGACCGGCTGCCTGCTGCCGCGGTACCGCGCGTTCATCAGGACCGTCCGACGGCAGCCGGTCGCCGGCCGCAACCTGACGCGGCTGAGCAACACGACCACGTTGACGACCCACGCCGATCCGAACGCCGCGCTGACGGCGGTCGATGCGGTGCTCGCGCGACGGCGGCTGCGGCGTCGACGCCTGGCCGCGGAGGAGACCGCCTCCGGTCACGCGCAGATCGCTGCCGAGGGGGGCCACTGGCGCGAGGGCGGCAACCTGCTGTTCCACACGGCCTTCTACGTGCTGCTGATCGGCGTGGCGGTCGCGCAGTTGTTCGGCTTCACCGGGCAGATCAACGTCGTCGAAGGCACGACGTTCACCGACACGCGCATCGTGTACGGCAACATCCGGGCGGGACGGTGGTTCGGCATCGACGATCACCGCGGGTTCCAGGTGCGCCTCGACGACTTCGACGTCACCTACCACGGCAGCGGCGTCCCCGACGACTTCATCTCGACGGTCACGATCCTCGACGAGGGCGAGGTCGCACGCGAGGGCTCCACGATCCGGGTCAACCATCCGCTGCGCTACGACGGCATGAAGCTGTTCCAGTTGCGGTTCGGAATGGCCCCCCGCGTGATCGTACGGGCCGGCGACACCGTCCTGTTCGACGACAGCGTCATGCTCGGAGACAACGGCGGCGTGTGGACGGGCACCGCCAAGGTGAAGACCAGCGGACCGGACCAGATCGCGCTCGACCTGGCGCTGCTGCCGGACTTCGGGCTCGATGCCCGGGGGCGACCGATCTCGCGCAGCCCGAGCGCCGACAACCCCGTCCTGTTCGCCGACCTGTGGGTCGGCGACCTGGGCCTGGAGCGCCCGATCGATGCGAGCCGGTTCATCCGCGACGGCGAGCCCGTCGCCGGCGTGTCGCTCGTCCCCGGCGGCACGAGCGATCCGTTGGTGGGCAACCTCACGGTCGAGTTCGCCGAGTTGCCGATGTGGTCCGGGTTCCAGGTGTCGCACGCCCCGGGGCGCTGGACGATGCTGGTCGGCTCCACGCTGCTGCTGATCGGGCTCGTGTCGTCGCTGTACAGCTACCGCCGCCGGGTGTGGGCCGAGGCGTGGCGTGACGACGACGGGACCACACGGGTCGTCATCGCCGGCGTCGCGCTGCAGCGTAAAGTGGCGTTCGCCGAAGCGTTCGCCGCGCTGGCCGACGAGGCGCGTGCCGACCTGACGACCTCGGACGCTCGCCCCGCACGGGAGACCACGATGAGCGATGCACACCATGGCTGA